In Armatimonadota bacterium, the following proteins share a genomic window:
- the rbsC gene encoding ribose ABC transporter permease, with the protein MHRLLRAREFGILIVLAAEIAAFSILTHRPDRPNPMLGADNLLATVRDMTVLAIAALGSCVIIISGGIDLSVGSCIALTSVVTAHAIVSGYSPLAASVLGVLTAIVIGLLSATFVTRAKLPPFIATLGMMSIARGLAYLITRGATIPIPDSAFTRGLGSGMIPLPGLSVPVPVLLLLACALLFHLLMTRTRWGREIYALGGNEEAARLSGVPIRRLKYMVYALGGLMAGLAGVIFTAYYGTGQSTAAMGWELDAIASVVIGGGSLSGGRGSIWGTCIGALIFQVLRSGLAMVGASDYNQLIIGAVVIAVVAFDQMTSRRRMGMG; encoded by the coding sequence ATGCACCGCCTGCTGCGGGCACGCGAATTCGGTATCCTGATAGTGCTGGCGGCGGAAATCGCCGCCTTTAGCATCTTGACGCACCGCCCTGACCGTCCGAACCCCATGCTCGGCGCCGATAACCTGCTGGCTACCGTGCGCGACATGACCGTCCTCGCTATAGCTGCGCTCGGCTCCTGCGTCATTATTATCTCCGGCGGGATTGACCTGTCGGTCGGTTCCTGTATCGCGTTGACCTCGGTAGTTACCGCGCACGCGATTGTATCGGGTTACTCACCTCTGGCGGCGTCTGTGCTGGGGGTGCTGACGGCGATAGTGATAGGTCTTCTGTCCGCGACCTTCGTCACCCGCGCCAAGCTGCCTCCCTTCATCGCCACGTTGGGCATGATGAGCATTGCGCGTGGGCTGGCATACCTGATTACCAGAGGTGCCACCATTCCCATTCCCGACTCAGCGTTCACGCGCGGGCTGGGCAGCGGGATGATACCGCTTCCGGGGCTGTCGGTTCCTGTGCCGGTATTATTGTTGTTGGCGTGCGCACTGCTGTTCCACCTGCTGATGACGCGCACGCGCTGGGGGCGCGAGATCTATGCGCTGGGCGGCAACGAGGAAGCCGCGCGTTTGTCGGGTGTGCCGATAAGGCGTCTGAAGTACATGGTGTACGCGCTGGGCGGGCTGATGGCTGGGCTGGCGGGGGTGATATTCACCGCCTATTACGGCACGGGGCAATCTACCGCCGCCATGGGCTGGGAGCTGGACGCCATCGCCTCGGTGGTCATCGGCGGAGGCAGCCTGTCGGGTGGACGTGGCTCGATATGGGGCACCTGCATCGGTGCGCTCATCTTTCAGGTGTTGCGCAGTGGTCTGGCGATGGTGGGCGCGTCCGACTACAACCAGCTCATCATCGGCGCGGTGGTGATTGCGGTTGTAGCGTTTGACCAGATGACGAGCAGGCGTCGCATGGGAATGGGTTGA
- a CDS encoding DNA methylase produces the protein MTSNRFLIESTPPLRELSAEARREKAIRHGHISTLHVWWSRKPLVTARAAALGALLTDDEDVSPDFIKNLCRWEVHDGDPGGRYLLEQARALIRRRYGTTPPKVLDSFAGGGSIPLEALRLGAEAHAVEYNPVAYLILKATVEYPQRYGHRLVSEVKRWGDWVLEQARGELSAFYPPLPVGEGPGVRSSSETPIAYLWRRTIRCPNPACGAEIPLAVQWWLARKDNKKVALQPIPNRAEKRVDFAIVEGKRIDFDPSKGTVSRGNAVCLVCNTSVKDDYVKAEAQAGRMGHRLVAVVTTRGRGQGRNYRLATDADLAAFRKAEEALRALVQTPSPWPFNLPWVPEEPFPGMIGGQGFFKYGKVPKYGAEVWGQLFNPRQLLALVTFGKWVRAAHREILRQTHDPDFAQAVATYLGLAVDFVANYNCILASNHASKEVLRAAMAGHHLHMVWDYAETNPLQDEAGSGWGAAMEWLIRYLTRESRIPQVGSAHLGSAAALPFPDKHFDAVVIDPPYADNVPYADLSDFFYVWLRRTVGDLYPEAFSTPLVPKDEEAVVNPARFGGRKEGERIAQAHYQRLMQKSFEEIYRVLKPEGMAVVMFTHRSTAAWESLIRSLLDAGLYPTASWPVHTEMEASTHQRGKGAIQSTILMACRRRPENAGVGWYAQVRAELERVIPERLREFWSAGIRGADFFISSIGPAVGVFGRYRKVMRPDGVEVTVGDLLDEARTIVTAFALEQLGLSRLDEPTRFYVLYRWAYGGEELSFDEGNKLAKSVGVELDSLSAQHRLVERRGDKVQVPIFVRRMEDEAYRRWLQRALDDGMLGRLPAVDQLHLLLYLWRRGEVEALSAALGRAGVLAEDHPLWGTAQALLEVEQGANGGEVKEEATVLAQLLGSKRSLLRGVEAAQAAAQQLRLF, from the coding sequence GTGACTTCTAACCGCTTCCTGATCGAATCCACCCCGCCCTTGCGGGAACTCTCCGCCGAGGCCCGGCGGGAGAAAGCCATCCGCCACGGGCATATCTCCACGCTCCACGTGTGGTGGTCTCGAAAGCCGCTGGTGACCGCCCGCGCCGCCGCGCTGGGCGCGCTGCTGACCGATGACGAGGACGTCTCGCCGGACTTCATCAAAAACCTCTGCCGGTGGGAGGTGCACGACGGCGACCCCGGCGGGCGTTACCTGCTGGAGCAGGCCCGCGCCCTCATCCGCCGACGCTACGGCACGACGCCCCCGAAAGTGCTGGACTCCTTCGCCGGCGGCGGCTCGATCCCGCTGGAGGCCTTGCGCCTTGGCGCTGAGGCACACGCCGTGGAATACAACCCCGTGGCCTACCTCATCCTCAAGGCGACCGTGGAATATCCCCAGCGCTACGGGCACCGGCTGGTGAGCGAAGTAAAGCGCTGGGGCGACTGGGTGCTGGAACAAGCCCGCGGCGAACTGTCCGCTTTCTACCCCCCTCTCCCTGTGGGAGAGGGGCCGGGGGTGAGGTCTAGCAGCGAAACCCCCATCGCCTACCTCTGGCGCCGCACCATTCGCTGTCCCAACCCCGCCTGCGGCGCCGAAATCCCCCTGGCGGTTCAGTGGTGGCTCGCTCGCAAGGACAACAAGAAGGTGGCGCTCCAGCCCATCCCGAACCGGGCGGAAAAACGGGTGGATTTCGCCATCGTGGAGGGCAAGCGGATTGATTTCGACCCCTCAAAGGGGACGGTGAGCCGCGGCAACGCCGTCTGCCTGGTCTGCAACACCAGCGTGAAGGACGACTACGTGAAAGCCGAGGCACAGGCTGGGCGCATGGGGCATCGCCTGGTGGCGGTGGTCACTACGCGCGGGCGCGGCCAAGGGCGCAACTACCGCCTGGCCACGGATGCGGACCTGGCCGCCTTCCGCAAAGCCGAAGAAGCGCTGCGGGCGCTCGTGCAAACGCCCTCGCCCTGGCCCTTCAACCTCCCCTGGGTGCCGGAGGAGCCTTTTCCGGGCATGATAGGGGGTCAGGGATTTTTCAAATATGGAAAGGTCCCAAAATACGGCGCGGAGGTCTGGGGCCAGCTCTTCAACCCCCGCCAGTTGCTGGCGCTGGTGACCTTTGGCAAGTGGGTGCGGGCGGCGCACCGGGAGATCCTGCGCCAGACCCACGACCCCGACTTCGCCCAAGCCGTGGCGACGTATCTGGGGTTGGCGGTGGATTTTGTGGCGAATTATAACTGCATACTTGCGAGCAACCACGCCAGTAAAGAAGTCTTGCGTGCTGCGATGGCAGGCCATCACCTACATATGGTTTGGGACTACGCAGAGACGAATCCGCTTCAGGACGAGGCGGGGAGCGGTTGGGGCGCGGCGATGGAATGGCTCATCCGTTACCTCACCCGCGAATCCCGCATCCCGCAGGTCGGCTCTGCCCATCTCGGCTCGGCGGCGGCGCTCCCCTTCCCGGACAAGCATTTCGACGCCGTGGTGATTGACCCGCCCTATGCGGATAATGTGCCCTATGCGGACCTTTCGGACTTCTTCTATGTGTGGCTGCGGCGCACCGTGGGAGACCTCTACCCCGAAGCCTTCAGCACGCCGCTGGTGCCCAAGGACGAGGAAGCCGTCGTCAACCCGGCGCGCTTCGGCGGCAGAAAAGAGGGCGAGCGAATCGCCCAGGCACACTACCAGCGCCTGATGCAGAAGTCCTTTGAGGAGATTTACCGCGTGCTCAAGCCCGAAGGCATGGCGGTGGTGATGTTCACCCACCGCTCCACCGCAGCGTGGGAAAGCCTCATCCGGAGCCTTTTAGATGCCGGGCTGTACCCCACCGCCTCCTGGCCCGTGCACACGGAGATGGAAGCCTCCACCCACCAGCGGGGCAAGGGCGCCATCCAGAGCACCATCCTGATGGCTTGCCGGCGGCGTCCGGAGAACGCCGGCGTCGGCTGGTACGCCCAGGTGCGGGCGGAGCTGGAGCGGGTCATCCCCGAACGCTTGCGGGAGTTCTGGAGTGCGGGCATTCGCGGGGCGGACTTCTTCATCTCCTCCATCGGCCCGGCGGTGGGCGTCTTCGGCAGGTATCGCAAGGTGATGCGCCCGGATGGGGTGGAGGTCACGGTGGGCGACCTTCTGGACGAGGCGCGCACCATCGTCACCGCCTTCGCCCTGGAGCAGTTGGGGCTTTCGCGCCTGGACGAGCCGACGCGCTTTTACGTGCTCTACCGCTGGGCATACGGTGGGGAGGAACTCTCCTTTGACGAGGGCAACAAGTTAGCCAAGAGCGTCGGTGTGGAGTTGGACTCTCTTTCGGCACAGCATCGCCTGGTGGAGCGCCGTGGCGACAAAGTGCAGGTGCCCATCTTCGTCAGGCGCATGGAGGACGAGGCGTATCGCAGGTGGCTGCAGCGGGCGCTGGACGATGGGATGCTGGGGCGGCTGCCTGCGGTGGACCAGTTGCACCTGTTGCTCTACCTGTGGCGCAGAGGCGAGGTGGAGGCGCTGTCCGCCGCTCTGGGGCGCGCCGGTGTGCTGGCTGAGGACCACCCCCTGTGGGGGACGGCGCAGGCGCTTCTGGAGGTGGAACAGGGTGCAAACGGCGGGGAGGTAAAGGAAGAGGCGACGGTGTTGGCGCAGCTTCTGGGCAGCAAGCGCAGCCTCTTGCGTGGGGTGGAGGCGGCTCAGGCCGCCGCCCAGCAGTTGCGTTTGTTCTAG